The Candidatus Methylomirabilota bacterium genome has a window encoding:
- a CDS encoding phenylacetate--CoA ligase: protein MIWNPALESLPRDSMRAMQLERLRAAVAWAGERVPFYRNALAEAGVEPSTLKSLEDLERLPFTRKAHLREHYPWGLFAVPQSQLARIHASSGTKGKPTVVGYTRNDLLIWREVMARSLAAGGAEPGQLIQIAYGYGLFTGGLGFHDGAEHMGLTVVPVSSGNTLRQILLLQDFRPQGLACTPSFALHIGETMREQGIDPRSVGLRYGLLGAEPWTEGLRRQIEALWGIHAVDFYGLSEIIGPGVATECAEGRDGLHVNEDHFLPEVVDPGTGEPLPAGTEGELVLTCLTKRALPILRYRTGDVTRLDFEPCRCGRTTVRMARIKGRTDDMLVIKGVNVYPSQLEAALLTLPDLAPHYQLVVDRGKGFPTIEVHVEPSEERVRAWGGFDSARPEVVALSLRVGELLRAHLGLNPEVAIVPPKTIPRSEGKAVRVVERS from the coding sequence GTGATCTGGAACCCGGCGCTCGAGAGCCTGCCCCGCGATTCGATGCGCGCGATGCAGCTCGAGCGTCTCCGCGCGGCGGTGGCGTGGGCGGGCGAGCGCGTGCCGTTCTACCGGAACGCCCTCGCCGAGGCCGGCGTGGAGCCCTCCACGCTCAAGAGCCTCGAGGACCTCGAGCGGCTGCCCTTCACCCGCAAGGCGCATCTCCGCGAGCACTATCCGTGGGGGCTCTTCGCGGTGCCGCAGTCCCAGCTCGCGCGGATCCATGCCTCGTCAGGCACCAAGGGCAAGCCGACCGTGGTCGGCTACACGCGAAACGACCTCCTTATTTGGCGAGAAGTCATGGCCCGCTCCCTCGCGGCGGGGGGCGCCGAGCCCGGCCAGCTCATCCAGATCGCGTACGGCTACGGGCTCTTCACGGGAGGCCTGGGCTTCCACGACGGCGCCGAGCACATGGGCTTGACCGTCGTGCCCGTGTCCTCGGGGAATACGCTCCGGCAGATCCTGCTGCTTCAGGATTTTCGGCCCCAGGGCCTGGCCTGCACGCCGTCATTCGCGCTCCACATCGGCGAGACGATGCGCGAGCAGGGGATAGACCCGCGGAGCGTCGGCCTCCGGTACGGGCTCCTCGGCGCCGAGCCCTGGACGGAAGGCCTGCGGCGACAGATCGAGGCGCTGTGGGGTATCCACGCGGTCGACTTCTACGGGCTCAGCGAGATCATCGGGCCCGGCGTCGCGACGGAGTGTGCCGAGGGGCGGGACGGCCTCCACGTCAACGAGGACCACTTCCTGCCCGAGGTGGTGGACCCGGGGACGGGCGAGCCGCTGCCGGCGGGCACGGAGGGCGAGCTCGTCCTGACCTGTCTCACCAAGCGGGCGCTGCCCATCCTCCGGTACAGGACGGGCGACGTGACGCGCCTCGATTTCGAGCCGTGCCGCTGCGGCAGGACCACGGTGCGGATGGCACGCATCAAGGGCCGCACCGACGACATGCTGGTGATCAAGGGCGTCAACGTGTACCCCTCCCAGCTCGAGGCGGCGCTGTTGACCTTGCCGGACCTGGCACCGCACTATCAGCTCGTGGTGGACCGCGGCAAAGGCTTCCCGACCATCGAGGTGCACGTCGAGCCCTCCGAAGAGCGCGTGCGCGCATGGGGCGGCTTCGACTCGGCGCGGCCGGAGGTCGTCGCGCTGTCGCTGCGGGTAGGGGAGCTGCTCCGTGCCCACCTGGGCCTCAACCCCGAAGTCGCCATCGTACCGCCCAAGACCATTCCCCGCAGCGAGGGGAAGGCGGTGCGGGTCGTGGAAAGGAGCTGA
- a CDS encoding Phenylacetic acid catabolic protein translates to MSQRVTEAELLARIERGERIESTEEMTEEYRQSLVHLMTMQADSELAGGYGYVPWIMKAPGVEEKHVVAQIVKDEHRHAAVMYGLLADLGVDVDAHVRAHDEAFAMRIDASADDIGTARIGADKRVNIFYYPIDTWADFIFFNFCMDRGAGHQLEDVRQCSYGPWARAIEGIFKEEKFHIRHGEYWVTKLGGDPATRGEAQATLNKWFIRTMNIFGRPGSPKNALYRKYKLKVRDNDEVRQAFAAEVKEKALAVGLTLPEWIPVWDRLPEEAQIPG, encoded by the coding sequence ATGAGCCAGCGCGTCACGGAAGCGGAGCTCCTCGCGCGGATCGAGCGCGGCGAGCGCATCGAGTCGACCGAGGAGATGACGGAGGAGTACCGGCAGAGCTTGGTGCACCTCATGACCATGCAGGCCGACTCCGAGCTCGCGGGCGGCTACGGCTACGTGCCGTGGATCATGAAGGCTCCCGGCGTCGAGGAGAAGCACGTCGTCGCGCAGATCGTCAAGGACGAGCACCGGCACGCCGCCGTCATGTACGGGCTCCTCGCCGACCTTGGAGTGGACGTGGACGCCCACGTGCGGGCCCACGACGAAGCCTTCGCCATGCGCATCGACGCGTCGGCCGATGACATCGGCACCGCTCGGATCGGCGCCGACAAGCGCGTGAACATCTTCTACTACCCGATCGACACGTGGGCCGACTTCATCTTCTTCAACTTCTGCATGGACAGAGGGGCGGGTCACCAGCTGGAAGACGTGCGGCAGTGTTCCTACGGCCCGTGGGCGCGAGCCATCGAGGGCATCTTCAAGGAGGAGAAGTTCCACATCCGCCACGGCGAGTATTGGGTCACGAAGCTCGGCGGGGACCCCGCCACGCGGGGTGAGGCGCAGGCGACGCTCAACAAGTGGTTCATCCGCACGATGAACATCTTCGGCCGGCCCGGCTCGCCCAAAAACGCCCTCTACCGGAAGTACAAACTCAAGGTCCGGGACAACGATGAGGTCCGCCAGGCCTTCGCGGCCGAGGTCAAGGAGAAGGCTTTAGCAGTGGGCCTCACGCTGCCCGAGTGGATTCCGGTCTGGGACCGGCTGCCCGAAGAGGCCCAGATCCCAGGCTAG